The Longimicrobiaceae bacterium genome contains a region encoding:
- a CDS encoding porin: MIRRPLMVMVAGAVLTFAGGSPADAQDTDVIIGSEAIEIDIGGRVQTQFNTTTIASEAPSEMILRRARIELDVTVNDLVSASIDPDFAGNEVTLKDVYAKLNFSPQFQLLVGQAYKPFGLLEQTSSTRILPIERGLRVRGLEAMDEYAILNELEYSDRDIGVQVMGEPDFLPLGFRYQAGIFRGPLHGASNIDDSYQYAARFTIQPSEIVRVGAGWSSRHFLDVPVNESDPFVRGHAFELDAEVGTYDPGLHLLGEISFGDANPSLGQDFFGAHGWVAWRSEEISPVVSAFEPIFRASYGDVDEAGETTLLTPGFNVYFGGRNRLMVNYDFVLLGDASDDTEGSFKMQMQVAF, translated from the coding sequence ATGATTCGGCGACCTTTGATGGTGATGGTAGCGGGTGCGGTGCTGACGTTCGCCGGCGGGAGCCCGGCCGATGCCCAGGACACTGACGTGATCATCGGGTCCGAGGCGATCGAGATCGACATTGGAGGGCGGGTTCAGACCCAGTTCAATACCACCACCATTGCGAGCGAGGCACCTTCGGAGATGATCCTGCGCCGCGCGCGCATCGAGCTCGACGTGACGGTGAACGACCTGGTGAGCGCGAGCATCGATCCCGATTTCGCCGGGAACGAGGTCACCCTCAAGGACGTCTACGCCAAGCTCAACTTCTCCCCGCAGTTCCAGCTCCTCGTAGGCCAGGCCTACAAGCCCTTCGGGCTGCTCGAGCAGACCAGCTCCACCCGGATCCTGCCGATCGAGCGTGGACTGCGGGTACGCGGCCTGGAGGCGATGGACGAGTACGCGATCCTCAACGAGCTGGAGTACAGCGATCGCGACATCGGCGTCCAGGTCATGGGAGAGCCCGATTTTCTGCCCCTGGGCTTCAGGTATCAGGCGGGAATCTTCCGGGGGCCGCTGCACGGGGCTTCGAACATCGACGACAGCTACCAGTACGCGGCGCGATTCACCATCCAGCCCAGCGAGATCGTCCGCGTGGGCGCCGGATGGAGCAGCCGCCACTTCCTGGATGTGCCGGTGAACGAGTCCGATCCGTTCGTTCGCGGCCACGCCTTCGAGCTGGATGCGGAGGTGGGGACCTACGATCCGGGACTCCACCTGCTGGGCGAGATCTCCTTCGGCGACGCCAACCCCAGCCTCGGACAGGACTTCTTTGGGGCCCACGGCTGGGTCGCCTGGCGCTCCGAGGAGATCTCGCCCGTGGTGTCCGCCTTCGAGCCGATCTTCCGCGCCAGCTACGGCGACGTCGACGAGGCCGGCGAGACCACCCTGCTGACCCCCGGCTTCAACGTCTACTTCGGCGGCCGGAACCGCCTGATGGTGAACTACGACTTCGTTCTCCTCGGCGACGCGTCCGACGACACCGAGGGAAGCTTCAAGATGCAGATGCAAGTCGCCTTCTAG
- the pstS gene encoding phosphate ABC transporter substrate-binding protein PstS, translating to MNRTWTRWVATAAGAVVLGACGGDGGEATPGEMAQRQSAGGAVSLTGAGATFPYPIYSRWFSDYAAQTGVRVNYQSIGSGGGIRQLTEKTVDFGASDAPMTEEELAAAPGTVHIPTVIGAVAVAYNLPSVGQPIRLTGELLADIFLGQVTRWNDPRIRELNPGLELPAEDILVVRRSDGSGTTFVFTEYLAAVNPAWLHRVGVGKSVNWPTGLGAKGNEGVTGQLKQAVGAIGYVEQVYAEQNNLPTAAIRNSAGEFVTPSVQGAMAAAAGAAESLRPGGDLTLSLVNAEGPQSYPITTWTYLLLPPNFTDCARGQAVVELVRWMLTQGDATAESLGYAPLPASVEREALARLDAITCGPDAKPIASGS from the coding sequence ATGAATCGAACCTGGACGAGGTGGGTCGCGACGGCGGCGGGGGCAGTCGTTCTCGGCGCTTGCGGGGGGGATGGGGGTGAAGCGACGCCGGGGGAGATGGCGCAGCGGCAATCGGCGGGCGGCGCCGTCTCGCTGACCGGGGCGGGGGCGACCTTCCCCTATCCCATCTACTCCCGCTGGTTCAGTGACTACGCCGCCCAGACCGGCGTGCGGGTGAACTACCAGTCGATCGGCTCGGGCGGCGGCATCCGGCAACTCACCGAGAAGACGGTGGACTTCGGCGCCTCGGACGCGCCAATGACGGAGGAGGAGCTGGCCGCCGCGCCGGGCACGGTGCACATCCCCACCGTCATCGGGGCGGTGGCGGTGGCCTACAACCTTCCTTCGGTAGGCCAACCGATCCGCCTTACGGGCGAGCTGCTGGCGGACATCTTCCTGGGCCAGGTCACCCGCTGGAACGATCCGCGGATCCGGGAGTTGAACCCCGGTCTGGAACTCCCCGCCGAGGACATCCTGGTCGTCCGACGCAGCGACGGCAGCGGTACCACCTTCGTCTTCACTGAATACCTGGCGGCGGTGAACCCGGCCTGGCTACACCGCGTCGGGGTGGGCAAGTCGGTGAACTGGCCGACCGGCCTGGGGGCAAAGGGGAACGAGGGTGTCACCGGCCAGCTCAAGCAGGCGGTCGGAGCGATCGGTTACGTCGAGCAGGTCTACGCCGAACAGAACAACCTGCCCACCGCCGCCATCCGGAACAGCGCCGGCGAGTTCGTGACGCCTTCGGTGCAGGGGGCGATGGCCGCCGCGGCCGGGGCGGCCGAATCGCTACGGCCGGGTGGCGACCTGACGCTCTCGCTGGTGAACGCCGAGGGGCCGCAGAGCTACCCCATCACCACGTGGACGTACCTGCTGCTCCCGCCGAACTTCACCGATTGCGCGCGCGGTCAGGCGGTGGTGGAGCTGGTCCGCTGGATGTTGACGCAGGGCGACGCGACAGCCGAATCGCTCGGATACGCGCCGCTCCCCGCGTCCGTGGAGCGAGAGGCGCTCGCTCGTCTGGATGCGATCACCTGCGGGCCCGACGCGAAGCCGATCGCTAGCGGCTCATGA
- the pstC gene encoding phosphate ABC transporter permease subunit PstC, whose product MSQQGSVASAGGAGGGAGVASLRRLLPVWARGNAADTAYGMVLLLFGLAIPVLFGFILYRVGVAAWPAAQTFGWGFVVGSEWNPVAGEFGALPFIVGTLLTSAIALLLAVPLSVGLAIFLTELAPRWLAGPIAFATELLAAIPSVVYGLWGLFVLVPWLREGIMKPVIGAVGARISWLSGPAFGPSILAGGVILAIMIIPFISAVSREVLAAVPRAQREAALALGATRWEMTWQVALPYALPGIIGATILGLGRALGETMAITMVIGNTPDLPDSIFDPGYSMASVLANEFAEASGELYLAALMEIGLLLFGITIVVNSVARFLVWRAGRRGGS is encoded by the coding sequence ATGAGCCAGCAGGGCTCCGTTGCGAGTGCAGGCGGCGCCGGTGGAGGGGCGGGCGTCGCCAGCCTGCGACGCTTACTCCCCGTCTGGGCGCGGGGCAACGCGGCCGATACCGCGTACGGGATGGTCCTCCTCCTCTTCGGTCTGGCCATCCCGGTCCTGTTCGGCTTCATCCTCTACCGGGTGGGTGTGGCGGCATGGCCTGCCGCCCAGACCTTTGGCTGGGGCTTCGTCGTCGGCTCGGAGTGGAACCCGGTCGCGGGTGAGTTCGGGGCGCTGCCGTTCATCGTCGGTACGCTCCTCACCTCGGCGATCGCCCTCCTGCTCGCGGTACCGCTCTCGGTCGGGCTGGCCATCTTCCTCACCGAGCTGGCGCCCCGCTGGCTCGCCGGCCCCATCGCCTTCGCCACCGAGCTGCTGGCGGCGATCCCCAGCGTCGTCTACGGGCTCTGGGGATTGTTCGTGCTGGTCCCCTGGCTACGCGAGGGGATCATGAAGCCGGTGATCGGCGCGGTCGGGGCTCGCATCAGCTGGCTGAGCGGTCCGGCTTTCGGCCCGAGCATCCTGGCCGGCGGGGTGATCCTCGCGATCATGATCATTCCCTTCATCTCCGCGGTCTCGCGTGAGGTGCTGGCGGCCGTGCCGCGGGCGCAGCGAGAGGCAGCACTCGCACTCGGCGCTACCCGCTGGGAGATGACCTGGCAGGTGGCGCTTCCCTACGCGCTGCCGGGGATCATCGGCGCCACCATCCTGGGACTGGGAAGGGCGCTGGGGGAGACCATGGCGATCACCATGGTGATCGGGAACACCCCTGACCTGCCCGACTCGATCTTCGATCCGGGCTACTCCATGGCCAGCGTGTTGGCCAACGAGTTTGCCGAGGCGTCGGGCGAGCTCTACCTGGCCGCGCTGATGGAGATCGGGCTGCTGCTCTTCGGCATCACCATCGTCGTGAACTCGGTGGCGCGCTTTCTGGTCTGGCGTGCCGGGCGCCGGGGAGGGAGCTGA
- the pstA gene encoding phosphate ABC transporter permease PstA: MVRLSRRARGESRGGIARSPLRERRRRVVNALMLTLTGVATVVTIIPLLLIFFYLLEAGFGSLNLDFFTEVPAPVGQAGGGVGNAILGTLELVLFAGLLGLPVALGAGVFLAEAGEGRLATAVRFVADVMNGIPSIVVGIFVWAWLVVSMGHFSLFAGSVALAVMLVPMVTRTTEEMIRLVPRELREGGLALGLTRWRTTIGIVLPAAKSGILTGILVALARVAGETAPLLFTAFGNPFWSWRPDQPVAALPLQIFQYAIAPYEDWHRQAWAGALVLIGLVLIVNLSARYLIRSPYREQ, from the coding sequence ATGGTACGGCTCAGTCGGCGCGCGCGGGGTGAGAGCCGGGGAGGGATAGCCCGATCGCCTCTGCGAGAGCGGCGCCGGCGCGTGGTGAACGCGCTGATGCTGACGCTCACCGGCGTCGCGACCGTGGTCACCATCATCCCGCTCCTCCTGATCTTCTTCTACCTGCTGGAAGCGGGGTTCGGCTCGCTGAACCTGGACTTCTTCACCGAGGTGCCGGCGCCCGTGGGGCAGGCCGGCGGAGGAGTGGGCAACGCGATCCTGGGCACACTGGAGCTGGTGCTGTTTGCCGGCTTGCTCGGCCTGCCGGTCGCCCTGGGCGCGGGCGTCTTCCTGGCGGAGGCGGGGGAGGGCCGGCTGGCGACAGCGGTTCGCTTCGTCGCCGACGTGATGAACGGCATCCCCTCGATCGTGGTGGGAATCTTCGTCTGGGCCTGGCTGGTGGTGTCGATGGGCCACTTCTCGCTCTTCGCCGGCTCCGTGGCCCTGGCGGTGATGCTGGTGCCGATGGTCACACGCACCACGGAGGAGATGATCCGACTGGTCCCGCGCGAGCTGCGCGAGGGCGGATTGGCGCTGGGTCTCACCCGCTGGCGAACGACCATCGGCATCGTGCTACCCGCGGCGAAGAGCGGCATCCTCACCGGAATCCTGGTGGCGCTCGCGCGCGTCGCGGGTGAGACGGCGCCGCTCCTCTTCACCGCTTTCGGCAACCCCTTCTGGTCGTGGCGCCCCGATCAGCCGGTGGCGGCGTTACCGCTCCAGATCTTCCAGTACGCCATCGCGCCGTACGAGGACTGGCACCGGCAGGCCTGGGCGGGCGCGCTCGTGCTCATCGGGCTGGTGCTCATCGTCAACCTGAGCGCGCGATATCTGATCCGTAGTCCTTACCGGGAGCAGTAG
- the pstB gene encoding phosphate ABC transporter ATP-binding protein PstB, producing MKSHPEPVTARRGTTTARRAGAVTREVQPPPRPLVEARGFSFFYGQTQALHGIDLAIPEHRVTALIGPSGCGKSTFLRSINRMNDLIPGIRHEGEILLNGRSVYAPDQDVVALRRRVGMVFQKSNPFPKSIYDNVAYGARVNGLARNRQALNDIVERSLRGAALWDEVKDRLHRSALGLSGGQQQRLCIARALAVNPEVLLMDEPASALDPIATQRIEELIYELKERYTIVIVTHNMQQAARVSDYTAFFYLGRLVEVGRTDDMFTNPREEQTEAYITGRFG from the coding sequence ATGAAAAGTCATCCAGAGCCGGTGACCGCTCGCCGCGGGACGACGACCGCTCGCCGGGCGGGTGCGGTGACGCGCGAGGTCCAGCCGCCCCCGCGGCCGCTGGTGGAGGCGAGGGGCTTCTCCTTCTTCTATGGGCAGACGCAGGCACTGCACGGGATCGACCTGGCGATCCCCGAGCACCGGGTGACCGCGCTGATCGGCCCCTCGGGGTGCGGCAAGTCGACCTTCCTGCGGTCCATCAACCGCATGAACGACCTCATCCCCGGGATCCGGCACGAGGGTGAGATCCTGCTGAACGGGAGATCGGTCTACGCACCCGACCAGGACGTGGTGGCGCTGCGCAGGCGGGTAGGGATGGTCTTCCAGAAGTCCAATCCCTTCCCCAAGTCGATCTACGACAACGTCGCCTACGGCGCGCGGGTAAACGGGCTGGCCCGCAACCGCCAGGCGCTGAACGACATCGTGGAGCGGTCGCTGCGGGGCGCGGCCCTCTGGGACGAGGTCAAGGATCGGCTGCACCGCAGCGCCCTGGGCCTCTCCGGTGGGCAGCAGCAGCGGCTCTGCATTGCGCGGGCGCTGGCGGTGAACCCCGAGGTGCTGTTGATGGACGAGCCGGCGAGCGCGCTCGATCCGATCGCCACCCAGCGCATCGAGGAGCTCATCTATGAGCTGAAGGAGCGCTACACGATCGTAATCGTCACGCACAACATGCAGCAGGCCGCCCGGGTTTCGGACTACACCGCGTTCTTCTATCTCGGGCGCCTGGTGGAGGTCGGACGGACCGACGACATGTTCACCAATCCACGCGAGGAGCAGACCGAGGCCTACATCACCGGGAGGTTCGGATGA
- the phoU gene encoding phosphate signaling complex protein PhoU, which translates to MSAATAPRHFHEELAQLKKLLLEMSGLAEEQVRTSMEAFREQDPIRAEAVILADRELDAMEMEVDDACVHLLALQQPLARDLRLITMAMKIANDLERVGDHAVNIAQAVQRLSQRPPFSQFPEVEEMARHASEMLSDALDDFVRSDAEGARAVCQRDDQVDALHESLFRVLLTHMMEDPRRIGPAMELFLVGRNLERIADLATNIAEDVVFLVEGRTIKHQAERRVSQEASPPD; encoded by the coding sequence ATGAGCGCGGCCACAGCGCCGCGCCACTTCCACGAGGAGCTGGCGCAGTTGAAGAAGCTCCTGCTGGAAATGTCGGGTCTGGCGGAGGAGCAGGTACGCACCTCGATGGAGGCCTTCAGGGAGCAGGATCCGATTCGGGCTGAGGCGGTGATCCTGGCGGATCGCGAGCTCGACGCGATGGAGATGGAAGTGGACGACGCATGCGTCCACCTCCTGGCGCTGCAACAACCCCTCGCCCGCGATCTGCGGCTGATCACCATGGCAATGAAGATCGCCAACGACCTGGAGCGGGTGGGCGACCACGCCGTGAACATCGCCCAGGCCGTGCAGCGTCTTTCGCAAAGGCCGCCATTTTCGCAGTTTCCCGAGGTTGAGGAGATGGCCCGCCACGCCAGCGAGATGCTCTCGGATGCGCTGGACGATTTCGTGCGGAGCGACGCCGAGGGCGCCAGGGCCGTTTGCCAGCGGGACGACCAGGTTGACGCGCTGCACGAGTCGCTCTTCCGCGTCCTCCTGACGCACATGATGGAGGATCCGCGGCGGATCGGGCCCGCGATGGAGCTGTTCCTGGTGGGCCGTAATCTCGAGCGGATCGCGGACCTGGCGACCAACATCGCCGAGGACGTGGTCTTCCTGGTGGAAGGCCGTACGATCAAACACCAGGCGGAGCGCCGCGTGAGCCAGGAGGCGTCTCCGCCCGATTGA
- the fabG gene encoding 3-oxoacyl-ACP reductase FabG, whose translation MRQPSPQPPSVEDPVQRLLEQVVEEPSPSPLQQDGSLRGRCAIVTGGATGIGRAICLELARQGVHIAFNFLATGTDAEEIREQAKQTAGEIAQLEVRVHSEECDVRDPDAVRGFVDRTRRILGGVHILVNNAGVAHDRALWMMTDEQWKEVLDTNLTGAFYMLRAVTPILRSQRDGKVVNVASVHALRGEFGIANYSASKAGLLALTRAAAVELGPSNVNVNAVAPGYIRTTRLTHDVPPEVLDRARERSALGRLGDPQDVANVVVFLCSELARHITGAVVPVDGGHVL comes from the coding sequence ATGCGTCAGCCCTCCCCTCAACCTCCTTCCGTCGAGGACCCCGTCCAGCGGCTGCTCGAGCAGGTCGTCGAGGAGCCCTCCCCCTCACCACTCCAGCAGGACGGCTCACTACGCGGCCGCTGCGCCATCGTCACCGGCGGCGCGACCGGCATCGGGCGCGCCATCTGCCTGGAGCTGGCCCGCCAGGGGGTACACATCGCGTTCAACTTCCTGGCGACCGGCACGGACGCCGAGGAGATCCGCGAGCAGGCCAAGCAGACCGCCGGCGAGATCGCGCAGCTCGAGGTGCGCGTGCACTCCGAGGAGTGCGACGTGCGCGACCCCGACGCCGTGCGAGGCTTCGTGGACCGCACGCGGCGCATCCTGGGCGGGGTGCACATCCTGGTCAACAACGCCGGCGTGGCGCACGATCGCGCTCTGTGGATGATGACCGACGAGCAGTGGAAAGAGGTCCTGGACACCAACCTGACCGGGGCCTTCTACATGCTGCGGGCGGTCACCCCGATTCTGCGCTCCCAGCGCGATGGAAAGGTGGTGAACGTGGCGTCCGTGCACGCCTTGCGCGGCGAGTTCGGGATCGCGAACTATTCCGCCTCCAAGGCGGGACTGCTGGCGCTCACCCGCGCCGCGGCCGTGGAGCTGGGCCCCAGCAATGTGAACGTGAACGCCGTGGCGCCGGGCTACATCCGCACCACCCGCCTGACCCACGACGTCCCCCCCGAGGTCCTCGACCGCGCGCGCGAGCGCTCCGCCCTGGGCCGCCTGGGCGACCCCCAGGACGTAGCCAACGTGGTGGTGTTCCTGTGCTCCGAGCTGGCGAGGCACATTACGGGAGCGGTGGTGCCGGTGGATGGGGGGCATGTGTTGTGA